A stretch of Mucilaginibacter terrae DNA encodes these proteins:
- a CDS encoding acyltransferase: MVIKNWISGFAKYIFREWLMYLPSRKLRTFFIRKICRNVGNDVFFCMKIDFKGDGNNLSIGASSFINKNVILDARFGKIQIGSNVDIGQDTHIWTTEHDPNDDLHSVKGGDVTIEDHVWISTRVTLLPGITIGKGAVVACGSIVTKDVAPLAIVAGVPAKVIGQRTNQLKYDLSKGIRPYFF; the protein is encoded by the coding sequence ATGGTAATTAAAAACTGGATTTCGGGATTTGCGAAGTATATATTTAGAGAATGGTTAATGTATTTACCTTCACGTAAATTAAGGACTTTTTTTATAAGAAAGATTTGTAGGAATGTTGGTAACGATGTGTTTTTCTGTATGAAAATAGATTTTAAGGGTGATGGTAATAATTTAAGTATAGGAGCGAGTTCGTTTATTAATAAAAATGTTATTTTGGATGCAAGGTTTGGAAAAATTCAAATTGGGAGCAATGTTGATATTGGACAAGATACGCACATTTGGACTACGGAACATGACCCAAATGATGATTTGCATAGTGTAAAGGGGGGAGACGTTACCATTGAAGATCATGTTTGGATCTCTACACGTGTAACATTGTTACCTGGCATCACAATAGGTAAAGGTGCAGTGGTTGCCTGTGGTAGTATTGTAACAAAAGATGTAGCACCACTTGCAATTGTTGCCGGCGTACCTGCAAAAGTAATTGGCCAACGTACCAACCAGCTAAAATATGATTTGAGCAAGGGTATACGGCCATATTTTTTTTAA
- a CDS encoding glycosyltransferase family 4 protein, producing the protein MRILFDCTYLRNRHTGVDVTFLDLIQSILKKDSKNQYTVIVDHRYNVNHLHKILYGYNNYEIKRIWCFYPLHIFISAFFMPIYIWLKKFDVYHNPYFFGPLYKVSKVRIVITVHDLYHKTIRDKMNSLHSKLLDIFGDWAVKVADKIIVISTQTKNDALTHYNITEEKLVLIYQAINTDAPINIDLNCELNGVPINHVKYILNVGKILPSKGCDELIKAYSILKHDVQFSDFQLVFAGISDTTYLEEMKSLSAKLGLNENEVVFLGYVNDNTLNQLYQCASLYVLPSYFEGFGLTALEAMKFKCPVIVRNASSLPEVAGNAALLFNNVDELYHNMQLLLTDKSLVQQLVNEGTEQLKKYSTKRRALDTLNTYFN; encoded by the coding sequence ATGAGAATATTGTTTGATTGTACATATCTCAGAAACAGGCATACCGGAGTAGACGTTACATTTCTTGATCTGATTCAATCTATTTTGAAAAAAGACTCGAAAAATCAATATACTGTTATAGTTGATCACAGATATAACGTTAATCATTTGCATAAGATTCTATATGGATATAACAATTATGAAATAAAACGGATTTGGTGTTTTTATCCATTGCATATATTCATATCGGCATTTTTTATGCCTATTTATATTTGGCTAAAAAAGTTCGATGTATACCATAACCCTTATTTTTTTGGGCCGTTATATAAGGTTTCAAAAGTGAGAATAGTAATTACTGTTCATGACTTATATCACAAAACTATAAGAGATAAAATGAATAGTTTACATAGTAAACTATTAGATATTTTTGGAGATTGGGCAGTAAAGGTTGCTGATAAGATCATAGTGATATCCACACAGACCAAAAATGATGCCCTAACGCATTATAATATTACTGAAGAAAAATTAGTGCTTATTTATCAGGCGATAAACACTGATGCCCCAATAAATATCGATCTAAACTGTGAATTAAATGGTGTGCCAATAAACCACGTTAAATATATTTTAAATGTTGGTAAAATCCTTCCAAGTAAAGGATGCGATGAACTGATAAAGGCATATAGCATTTTAAAACACGATGTTCAGTTTTCTGATTTTCAGCTTGTTTTTGCAGGAATAAGTGATACTACTTATTTAGAAGAAATGAAATCGCTGTCTGCAAAATTAGGTTTAAATGAAAACGAGGTTGTATTTTTGGGGTATGTAAATGACAATACTCTTAACCAGCTATACCAATGCGCCAGTTTATATGTACTACCAAGTTATTTTGAAGGATTTGGCTTAACGGCACTTGAAGCTATGAAATTTAAATGCCCGGTTATAGTAAGAAACGCTTCAAGCTTACCTGAAGTTGCAGGTAACGCAGCATTATTATTTAATAATGTTGATGAACTATATCATAATATGCAATTATTGCTAACTGATAAAAGTCTGGTTCAACAACTTGTAAATGAAGGCACCGAACAGTTAAAAAAGTATAGTACAAAGCGTAGGGCTTTGGATACATTAAATACCTATTTTAATTAA